A window of the uncultured Fretibacterium sp. genome harbors these coding sequences:
- a CDS encoding PH domain-containing protein, with product MNTEVQNREVQNKEVQNKEAKNKEEHVYKPAWRSFCLHIAAMIACFVLVVFVSLKVPMDAAYQKALWGFFLLFVLVAFGDMFFKRLGATLIVRFDEVAFEKGILKRDSIEIGMRNVRTVQVTQRLIQRLLNVGDIAIASSGTDVYEIRVANMPSPHDIRNQIQERARVEDKQQANGEKAGV from the coding sequence ATGAACACAGAAGTGCAGAACAGGGAAGTACAGAATAAGGAAGTACAGAATAAGGAAGCGAAAAATAAGGAGGAGCACGTCTATAAGCCTGCATGGAGGAGCTTCTGTCTGCACATCGCGGCAATGATCGCCTGTTTTGTGCTGGTCGTCTTCGTCTCGCTCAAGGTCCCCATGGATGCCGCCTATCAGAAAGCCCTATGGGGATTTTTCCTCCTGTTCGTCCTCGTCGCCTTCGGCGACATGTTCTTCAAGCGCCTGGGGGCCACGCTGATCGTCCGATTCGACGAGGTTGCCTTCGAGAAGGGCATCCTGAAGCGGGATTCCATAGAGATAGGGATGCGCAATGTCAGGACCGTCCAAGTGACACAGCGGCTCATACAGCGTCTTCTTAACGTGGGGGACATCGCCATCGCCTCATCCGGAACCGACGTCTACGAGATCCGCGTCGCCAATATGCCCTCGCCTCACGATATCCGTAACCAGATCCAGGAGCGTGCGCGCGTCGAGGACAAGCAGCAGGCGAACGGAGAGAAGGCCGGGGTGTAG